In Apis mellifera strain DH4 linkage group LG10, Amel_HAv3.1, whole genome shotgun sequence, the genomic window ACTGGCGTAACACATTGGCAGCAAGTTGATAAGTGGCGCTCCTCATATTGATGCCGCAGACCTCGAGCAATTGATCGCCGATTTGAAGGCCCACTTGGGACGCTAAACTGTGCTCGCTGACCGTGGAAACGAATACACCTCCGCTCTCCAGGCAGGAAATTTGTATGCCCAACGGCTCGACGGATTTGTCTATATGAACCCTTCTCAGTTCGCCCGGTGCGGGCCTAGGTTGGGAGTAGCAATAATCGGGCATGCTGGATCTCTTGTTCCCGCCACTTCCTCTTATAGTTCCACCGGAGCTACTCCCTCCCGTGCCGGGGCTAAGCACCTCGACGTGGAACGTCGGCATCGGGCTCCCCCTTTCCGAAGTTCTCTCTATACTGCCCGTTGACAATTTGCCCACGCTGCTCTTGGACGTGACGCTAGGATTGGACGGTATTCGAAACCGTTggttctccttcttcctcggAAACGTGCCGCCCTCGTAACCGTGCGTGTACGACGACGCGACAGCCGACACTACGTCGTACGCGTTGGCGTGGATCGGCGGTCCGCGAGCTTTGTGATAATGCAAGTCTACGGAGGGTGTGTGCAAATGCCCTGCGAATCCTGTTTGCGGGCCGGGGCTATACGAAGGTTCGAAACAATAAGATCGTGCATCGGGAAGCCCTATCGACTCCCCCGACTGTGCAGACGGCAAGGAGGGCGGGGAGGGGTACCTCGACGGCAAAGAGTTTTGTTGATGGGGATGCGGATGCGAATGCGTGTACGggggaaatgaaaaattaccgGTTGTTGCCAATTGTTGTCTAGGCCCGCTGGTCGACGAGGTTGACGATCCGGCCCCCGAATAAACTTGGGACTGGGCCCTGTTGTGCTGTGACGCGTCCACTTGTTGACGCTCCTCGCTCCCAACCGTATACTTTTGCGCCCTCTTCCTCGTGAAATAATCCACGTCTTTGCCCGACTTCACGGAGAAGTCGATGCTGGTCTCGGACGGGGTTAGGGTCGAGCCAAGCCTGTTCACCTCCGTGCTCTCGTACTCGGCCGCCGCCGATTTCTGCTTATCTATCGGTATATCTTTGAACTGGACCACTGGAGTAAAGGATTTCTGACTGAATAACGGGCCGGCGGTTTTAAGGAAGTTCGACAACGGTTTCTCTACGGATTTGTACACGGTGTGCCGATTGTTCACGTTGACGGGAAAATTGGTCAACGGGATGGGGTTGGAGATACGGTTGTAATTGTAAGTGCTCTCGTACTTGGGCGGTTGTTGGTTGAGGAGCACGCTTAGGGGCAATCTTTCTTTCGTCTTACGGGAGTGCAAAATGGTACCGGTGCCGTTCTGTATCAGGGGTCCGCCCCTGGCCTTCGGCCACGTACCTCCGTTCTTCTCCACGGCTTTCTCGGTTCCCCGCCGCTTGCTCCGTTTCAACACCCCGTTGTTCGCCTTCTTGTGATAACTCTCTATCACGGAATCCAACTCGGCTATGGCGTCCTGCTCTTGCTCGAACGTGTTCGGGCTCGAGTTTCGATgccgtttcttcttctcctcccgaTCCTTGCTGTGCTTCCGCCCCCGAACTATGTCGATCTTCTCCCTTATATTGTCCCAGGCATTGCTGATCCCGCTCGGCTTCTCGCCGCTCACCGATTTCGATACTTTGTATATACTTCTGTCGCCGAAGTTCGAAGCAACGTGCCTTCTCTCGTAATCGTCCGACGGGATTTTCAACAATATCCTCCCTTGCTCCGTCTGGGAACAACTGTTCACCATTTTCTGTTTCTCTGCGCCGAAACTGGCGTCGATGGTCATTGTCTCGGAACTGGTAGCCGAAGGCAATGGTATCCCCTTCAATGTTGTAATAGTCAACACATCCGTGCTCGTATCGTTCAATGTTGCCATTGCTTCATGACTGGAATTGATCCCTTCCATCGGTTTACTATTAATctgcaaaaagaaagaaattttagatctcgcgaataaatggaatataatatataatttttacaagacATACGTTCAGAACTCTGTCCCCAACGGCAAGATTGCCATCTTTAGCCGCTAGACTGCCGGGCGAGATCTTTGAAATGTATACACCGAGTTCCAAAGAAATACCATGAGGAACCGAGCCAACGGACAATTGAGTGGTCCTCAACGATCTTCTGGTCAAACGTCGTCTCCTTACCGTCAACGTGGCGGAACCGCCCGAGCAGGTACGTAAAGTTTCCATGATGATACGGGTGGAAACGGATGTACAATCCACGTTGTTCACTCGCACGATGCAATCGTTCGCTCTCAATTTGCCGTCGGTCGCGCTTCCGGATATCACCTGGGCGACGTAAATTCCCGTGTCGTTGGGATAATAAGGATTGTCACGGCCACCGACCAGCGTCAATCCAAGGTCACGATCAGAATCTAGGCAAAGTCGGCCGAGGTCCAAGTGGACGGGGATAATTTCCCAATCGTTCGCGTCGGTGTCGAGCGTCGAATCGTGGATGCCCAACGTTTGGGCAAATTGATTCGCTCGCAACGCGTGATCGCCGGACTCGATCTTCTCCTTGAGATCCTTCAACTCCTTCGACGCCTCGTTCCGTTGCTTCTTGATGTCGTCGGAATCGCGCAAAGCCCCGGCCAATTCCGACACGGCTCGGTCGCGCTCCTTCCTCAACCTGTCGCACAACGTTCTGATGCTTTCCCTCTCCAACACTATCTTGTCCCTCTCGCTGAACGCCCAATCTCGTCTCCGCTTCGACACCTCAGCTTCTTGCAAAGCTTCCTCCAGCTCCGTCTGCAACTTGTCAACGGATTTCCTCAGTTTATCCAACTCGAGATTCGCTTGATCCAAATTATCCATACGCTCTTTGTCGCGTTTAGTGTAATCAGCGGtgttgctctctctctcggccTCTTTGCTCGAATTGTCACGCTCGTGGTTGTACGACGAATGCAATTCCATCCGATTTTTGTAATCTCGACTCGAACCCTCGGAATAATCGCCGAACTTTTGACGCAGTTCGTTGCATTGCTTTAAAGCCTCGTCCCGATCTTGCAGAGCCGATGAAATTTCCCTCCTTAAAGTTTCTATCTGATAGGATAAagcttttttctaaaaataaagggagcatatattaaaatacggagcattgatttaaaaatagtacACGCGGTGCACGAGTAACGAACAACGTATAAATAACTGAATAAAACCAATAGAAAAAtctatagaagaaatatatatacaacgttcgtgttttgaaattaatgttgaaaagtaaaaaagtgtgataaaatttaaatcgaataatgaatttacCTCTTCCATAAATTGCTTGTTCTGATTTTCTATATGGGTGATCTTTGTATATGCCTGCGTAAGATCATCCCCAAGCTTCTCCATCTCCTTATGCACCGTATCCCTTTCACCCATAATTAAACTGTATTCTTGCAACGCAGCATTCCTCTCCTCTGTTAATCGTTTCATATCCTTGCTAGCCTTCATGCGTAGCACCATTGcatgattaatttctttcaccGCCTCCTCGTGCTGTTGCTGCACTTTGGCCAAAGCTTCGCGATATTCGTTTCTCTCCCTCAACGCAATATCCCATTGTCTAATCGCAGCTGTGCACTGTTGCTTCAAACCATTACGCTCACGAACCGCACTATTGCGCTCTTGAACAATTTCATCGTATTGTTTCTTCAATCTGGCAGCTTCTTCTTGCGATAATTCCAACTGTTATTGATCAGATAACATTATTGTTTGTCATCAAAACGCATCCACGTTTCAATGATTCGAAAATCAACGCAACATACCTTGTTAACAGCCGATGAATGAGACGATATTAAGTCATCGTACCGTTTTCGAAGGGCATCATACTCATCTTTAACGGCTTCGTATTTTCGAAGCGCAGATAAATAATGTTGATTCATGGTGTCGCTATTACCAGCATCGGAAACAAGAACTTCTTGATTTTGGCATCGCAATTCGGACACTTCTTTCTGCAACGCCTGAACTTCCCGATCCAGGCGTTGCTTATCATTTACCAGATCTCCATATTTGCCCCGCAGTGCGGAACTCTCTTGTGATGTTGCCTCTAACTGATTCATGACTGCTATATGCTGTCCTCTGTAGTATTCCAATTCTTTCATAGTATGTTCACACCTGTGTATTTTAAAAcacattgttaaataaatatatatatatatatatatatgattgattcaaattatatattttcttataaaagaaGACGTCAAACAGAGTGACACAAACAATTAAGCAAAACCAGGACAAACCGTCTTATAGTATCGGAGTGTTTATGCCTAAGTAGCTGAAGCTGATGCATGGCTTGATCACATTGAGCTTGCAAACCGTCATAATCACTACGACATTCAGGCCCACCGACAGGACTGCCGACACTGCCATAGCCTCCACTATCTCTTTCTGCATGCCATACGCGCAAATTATATCCAACAAtgcaaattgcaaaataataaataataaataaaatgcaattaaatgtaaaaagtgGATTTCTACGTATTAAAAAGAAGTATAATACCAGTGCAACAAAAGTGTGCATTAAATATTGAGATATTAAATtgtgttaaaaattgatttgcattttttataataaatggatattaaacacacattttaacaaaaaaaaaacacaaaataaaCTTGATAATCTAtggtgaataaataattttcttattttcaataataaaatatccgtGACAGAAGAAGTGATTCgatacaaaatacaatttgattcacattaattttcattttttttcattcatttttatattagtctTACCCATATTGAGTGCTCcatctgcaaaaaaaaataatgaataaaaatataatcaattataagtACAATACATaagtacaatatataaaattcactacaaatataaaagtgaaatGATTGTATTTATACAGGATCTACTATGTTGTTATAATTGGTAGAACAGAATATAATCAAAAGTCTGGTTAGCTTTCACCAGGAAAGAAACTCTATGTCACGCATGTAAGCATCATGATTCACTGTTTTTTGTaaagtgaaattataaatattctttaaatatatcaattacaattctctatttaaattcaagattataaaacttaatttatttaacttaaattcatcgtattattttaaagaaaattataaaactactTTTTgacaatgaaatttcataattaataaatttattccaatgtAATGAAATccattaatacaaaaatatctcttttccATCCTTAAAAATAGAACACAACAGCTtccattatttctttcaaagagattgaaattaaaataaaaactttataatagcatcaatattattaggtcatttttttccacctaaatctatatatgtaaaagatatagacaaacatatattaacattaatatagaGAAACTAAAAACTTACCACTACTTCCAGCACTATCCAAGGAAGATGCACCAGAAGCCATACTCTTGATTCACCGAGGATCTACCACAAATATTTCTCTAGCAAGGTACGTGCTAGGTATTGCCTGGAAAGTATCCATGCGCTGTACTTCACGGAAGAGTGAACCCTTTGTGAATTACTAAGAAGTAGCCTTCGGGATGACATTATGGCTATGGTCTAAACGGTGCATGGCGCTCATCAGAGGGATGCAACAGTGCACCTggcacacatacacacagaGCAGCTCTTACTCCAATACAAACACGTGCCTCGTAATATCGAGACTTTTCATGCATCACTTTTTTCCGCGCGGTTACTGATACGGGAGAAACAACGGGTGGACGTATGTTTTCTGAATGgacgtaataaattaatctacgTTTTGCTGATGTGTCTCAATGTTTTGAGACCGCGTCGCATccgttcttttttccctctagAAGGTTATTGATTCCCGTATAAGAGTGAAGCCAGACGAGTAATGATCATTGGCTGGCTCATTTCTAACAAACTGAAAACTTGTTATCACCGTAGAAAAAAAGGAGCCAACAAGCCTTCCAGCGGTAATCTTGATCACGCACCTCTTCAGAAAATCCATTAACTCGTTCGACAACACCAAAATCGACACAATTTTCACTGATTTCAACCGTTCAGATCGCTACAAACTGCGCACCGTTCATCCCGAAGCAACTAATGTCCTGATATTAACGATAATTGATCGCTCACCTGCTGCACCAACGAACCTGACAATTAGCCATTTTCATTCCGCCACTACAGTCTGTTTCGCATTGTCGATAATAAACATACTTTATGGACGAGCTTGTTACTCGCGGCGCTAGTATCCACATAAAATCAGTCGATTATGTTGTTTGGAAAGGTTCATtctagaagaatatttttatttaatgcattcccaactttgtatttaaataataattataaagaacatataatatttttcaatatttcatgcatatttgtaaaatgataaataaatttgtatcaatACAACTTTTTTTGatgtattattaagaaaactaTGTTATCTTATGAGATCAAGattgatttttgtttgtttgtatCGGAAAGAATACATACACGCAcaatacatacacacatacacacacacaaaatattttgattttaaaagtacggttataattaaactttttattttttatgaaactattaaaataaaatcgattaaacaaggtcaattttaaatcttatatttataaatataaatttaaataacgttcaattaaatatcgttatatatatttgtagcaataaatctatttgacataaattatttataaaacttataactCTTTACacgtaaaaatatctaaaattttatcaatatatatttaaataacttattacgttaaaaattaatccgttatagttttattttaataaaaaaaaaaattgaaaaaaatttcaaattatcaatatacttaaatatatgCTCAAATCactcattttaataaaatttttgaaattaataaaacgaatacgctgtaacaattatttacttaatttattttaaaattacttacttatattaaaattatttcgtgtgataataattgcaaaatattggtttaaatcattttatttattggcgAACATCATTATCACTGATTTTCAAGTTGACAGTCGTgcatagaaaagaaaaaatagtatGCGCGAATACTTACACCAgtcataagaaatatatactttcGTGTCATAGTGTCAGAGAATAATAGTATTCGCAATTCTGTTAGATAGATTTAGggcgattaatattaaatacaaaatatatatttgtagcagtaatattttatctctctttcgttcgcactcacactctctctctcgtaatataataacacaTATCTCTTTGTAATATAGATAATCTTTCTTTGATTTTGCAAGGCCAGCATAGAAATCACACTAGAGAATGATGAACttagtcttttttttcctaaattttAGACAAAGAGACGCTCTTATCAAATGATCCATTATTTAAAcgtaatttaacattatatacatttgtaaaagtaatttcgattaattttcgaactcttccataaatatgaaatttaatgcgcagatttaatgaaaatttttgtgagatacttgcatttatatattcgatagtgagatatatgtatacatgctattaaaatttctttcacatCCTGCagcatcaaaaattttatattgtatgtatatacgtatgtgCGTGCTTTCTTCAAATCATTCAGTTGTTTGtttataaaacgatattttggAATTCAAAATCACTCAACGTATACATTTTCTGGTAAGTCGAGATGCTTCGAGTATCTTACAAATTCCACGAAATCAAATATTCGGATGACCTATTTTTCGCTCAGTCTAAAACAACATTGTAAATATACGTTGATCGTAAAACTCTATAAAATACACCGTGTGTGCTCATCTTTACGACAGTTAAAAATAGCATTACTGGAAAGTGTTCGCAGCGATCactattttttgtatatttttttgaaagtttcATCTTGCTGGAAATTTTAGCCGGCATTACAAAgatcattattttgaaaataaattcgaaagtcATAAAATAGATTCCAAGATACAGTTCTTTTATACAGTGTGATGATCTTTTGACGagaaattcttcattttttcgtataccacaatttttttttttttttttgcagagaTTCTCGTGAATAACGACTTTTCGCTATAATAAACAATGCAAGTGAAAAAATGGTGTCATATCAAGAAAATGACAAATCAGAAGTTTCTTTTCTAAAGAGGAAAATTGTGATATAGTCCAAAACGACATTGTACAGGCAGTGATAATCTTAATATGTCTGcaaagtatttataaacagatacaaaattcagaaaaaaaacttgtacttgtagaaaaaaacttttgctTGAGAAAAGTACATGCTATTTTATACGCAGATTTTCAGAGGCGAATATTGTATGAAAAGGAATGTAGAAAACTAAGAAACGTAGATTTTACTATGATAAACTTTGGTATTATATATGAGTGAACTTTCGAGTCCCTctgtcctttcttttcttcaacatTTTCGATCTTTCTACGTAGAAAGATTgccaaatatttacaaaaaaaaaaaaaaaaagaaaaaaaaaaagaaaaaaaaacatgtaaagtacaacgaaattaataataatgataataatattaataatgtaataataatagcaatagttttaataataataaaaataaatcatactaATACCATTTTGTGAAagatatgaatgaaaaaaaacggTGCATAACTAAGCAAATGAAAATACACTTAGTTTACTTTGCGTATTAGTGAACAATGAACGGTAATACGTGTCTTACTCGTATGTTACTGACACATCGATATAtcgtaattgttattaaacaatttggtgcatttaaatcattataatacaaCCGTGAAAACGGTTAGAAAATCTAATCTTATTCTACGTTGGCTAAATGATGCCGGAAGATTTAACTAACGAGgtgtttttcatattttgttaaaagttGTTTCAGactaatactaaaaaaaactaGTAATGGTTTTCGGTATAATTCACCGCGACGAATACTGTAATTAACGATACATATCCTTGTTTCAATGTGAGACGTCAgagatatatcgataaaacaCATATTTCTATAACCCATATAAGCCATATGGGTATTTATACCAGtcactttatatttatcgtatGGGACAATATGCAGTTAGTCTCATTCTTCGAAAACGATATGAGAATCGTAACTgctactttatatataatatatatatatatatgtctgtATCTTTCGATTTATgcacatttaattattacaagtaaaatatgttatattaattttctgtatATTTACTCTCGATTTTGGAAACTAAGTCTAAAGGCCATGTTACTTTTTATTCTaatctatctatattatataatgacgAGATGTATCTACTTGTTCAAACATTCCTATTTTGTATTTACTTATGTGTTGCGTGTGTTTTGCGTATATGCGtcatttatttgcaattaatattgACTATTAGAGATTAACTTACGTctactaataaattaatagataaataatattgttaaagatCAAACAAATATCTCTACAAGTAACAATTAGCGTCTACGTTGTAAATATCTCGAAAgacgtattatatatatatatcgcaaaAACATTTTCTCTAAATATCCTTCACTGACCCGTTCTTTCGTAATATACACagcgtatatgtatatatatatatatatatatatatatcaatttacctAAAGAAGTTCAACCACAATGTTAAAACGTAACGTAAAGCATTTGAATTGCAAGTTTCAAACTCTTCGCAAACACTGGttcggaaaaatttcttttcaagaatCGATTCCGAAAaagtatgatttttttttttttttttcttttatagagTTTTCAACTACCGCGCCtaactaattattaaaaatctaataattgcaACGGGAAGTTATGCGCCGATGAAGgcatattaaatgtattaacgCCTCAAAGCCATCTTTAAACGGTAGACGTCTGTTGATTGTTGTTGTCCAATGGAATACTCGTCGAACATTCTTTCAGCATAGCTCTCAGTCGAAGAATTTCTTTCGACGCGGCCGCGAGATCGGACTGCAATTGAAGTTCCTTTTCTCGCAGGCGTTTTATATCACGTTGGCAGGTCtgcaaaataacaatatacgTTGAATCATCGCAACGaagcatacatatatataacatttacgACAAACATACCACATTTTGCCTGagtaaatctaatttatcgcATTTAAGCCTCGTAACTTCCATTCTCAAGTTCTCCGTTTCTAAAACGCCGTCCTTGGCGGTACACCTCGTCGTATCGTGCGTCTCGGCCGAGCTCATCGATTCGAGGCCCGTGTCGCTGTCCGGGTATACAACCTGATCCAGTTCAAGCTCGCTGTTCAACGAGCTGTCGTCACTTTCCGAGATAACACGTTGAGTTGTTTCCGTCTTCTCCGACCTCTCCTGCTTCCGTAAATTTTCGTGGGTCAACCTTTGAACGGATGAAATTTTGTCCACCACCGTGTTATCGTTGCTCGCGCAAACGGACGTGGCGGACTCTCTCCGATCGACCTCGTCCTGCTGCAACGTTGCCAAACTGCTATCTTGATTGTCGGTGTTCGACAAGCTACTGTCCTGGCTGCCCAAGCTTGGGCTTCCACGCTCCGAATCCCTTCTAAGTGTCAAATCGGGCGAGCCCAAGGGGCTAGATGGCTCCACCGAGCGTTTGCTGTTAATTTTCGCGGTCGATTGTCGATTGCTAGGCGGACTGGACTCCGACTGGCCCTTCTTCGACAATTGTTGCGGCACGCTTTCCGTCGACGCGTTCCTTACACGCGATATCAGCGCTTTTCGCACGGTGTCGATGAATCTGGACCCGCTCCCACCGCCGCCCGACCCCGACGCGTCGTTCCCCCCCGTCGGGCTTACCGGGCAATTACCGCCGAAAGTTAGGCCGCTGCCGCCGAATCCGATTGCTCCGCCGAGGAATTCAGCCGTCTTCGCTTGCAATTCCTCCGTAAGAGATTCCAATAAAGCTGACCTCGTTCTCAACTGTAATTTGAAAGGATAAAATTGACGATGAGGTTGAAATAAATCGGGGCGGGAATAAATCGAATTACCtcgagtttcgaaaatttctcggCTTTGTACGCCGCATTCTCGGCGTTCACCAATTTCGTCAATAGGAATTCCTTGAATTCGATTCCTCGTAGAAATACCGACGGAGTCGGTAAAGCAGGGCCGAACAGGGGAACGTCGTTTCGTGCCGTTACACTGACCTTGTACCTGCATAACAACACAATCTTTACACAAACATCGTACGAATATACCGACGAGAACGGTATGTAACGCGTgcaagggaaaaaaggaagagaaacttACTTATCGATCGAGCGAACGAAAACACGAGGATTACCGTTccaaatatttcgagaatttttatcgatcgtacCGACGCGTCCGAGGATTCTACTCGCACGTATCTAAGAATATACCTCGTGTTAGGTGTGCAGGGGTCGACGACTTGCACCACGATGAA contains:
- the LOC410178 gene encoding disks large homolog 5 isoform X4, which gives rise to MASGASSLDSAGSSDGALNMERDSGGYGSVGSPVGGPECRSDYDGLQAQCDQAMHQLQLLRHKHSDTIRRCEHTMKELEYYRGQHIAVMNQLEATSQESSALRGKYGDLVNDKQRLDREVQALQKEVSELRCQNQEVLVSDAGNSDTMNQHYLSALRKYEAVKDEYDALRKRYDDLISSHSSAVNKLELSQEEAARLKKQYDEIVQERNSAVRERNGLKQQCTAAIRQWDIALRERNEYREALAKVQQQHEEAVKEINHAMVLRMKASKDMKRLTEERNAALQEYSLIMGERDTVHKEMEKLGDDLTQAYTKITHIENQNKQFMEEKKALSYQIETLRREISSALQDRDEALKQCNELRQKFGDYSEGSSRDYKNRMELHSSYNHERDNSSKEAERESNTADYTKRDKERMDNLDQANLELDKLRKSVDKLQTELEEALQEAEVSKRRRDWAFSERDKIVLERESIRTLCDRLRKERDRAVSELAGALRDSDDIKKQRNEASKELKDLKEKIESGDHALRANQFAQTLGIHDSTLDTDANDWEIIPVHLDLGRLCLDSDRDLGLTLVGGRDNPYYPNDTGIYVAQVISGSATDGKLRANDCIVRVNNVDCTSVSTRIIMETLRTCSGGSATLTVRRRRLTRRSLRTTQLSVGSVPHGISLELGVYISKISPGSLAAKDGNLAVGDRVLNINSKPMEGINSSHEAMATLNDTSTDVLTITTLKGIPLPSATSSETMTIDASFGAEKQKMVNSCSQTEQGRILLKIPSDDYERRHVASNFGDRSIYKVSKSVSGEKPSGISNAWDNIREKIDIVRGRKHSKDREEKKKRHRNSSPNTFEQEQDAIAELDSVIESYHKKANNGVLKRSKRRGTEKAVEKNGGTWPKARGGPLIQNGTGTILHSRKTKERLPLSVLLNQQPPKYESTYNYNRISNPIPLTNFPVNVNNRHTVYKSVEKPLSNFLKTAGPLFSQKSFTPVVQFKDIPIDKQKSAAAEYESTEVNRLGSTLTPSETSIDFSVKSGKDVDYFTRKRAQKYTVGSEERQQVDASQHNRAQSQVYSGAGSSTSSTSGPRQQLATTEYNELEEGSASSSSSEAGGAEGGSRSGSPTPCNSPEAPRKTTIEPLETSEPERDASSSLSTTRDTSNALNIMRETSNTLEPPRTIRERDIRNSASLEVPSTQQREREIRASASLDINIRKPELRSSATLDNMRNSATLDTLRGTANTLTRAQLNQAATTLQRQNATVRSPTQEDQNRKSPPPSEPRYLFIETRKCSNLGISLVGGNGVGIYVHSVQPGCLAEDAGLRPGDRILEYNGVDLRQATAEQAALELARPADKVTLIAQYVPERYNEVKDKPGDSFYVKAMFDRVGEVGDSLQLRFNKDDILYVDNTMFNGTPGHWRAWIVDQTGRRQTCGIIPSKFKVEEELLLRRSLGDLETDTTRRGSTSARRSFFRRKKHQRSSSRDSKELSHLTGVNLGWYSDSGTLNEDTLPASYQRVERLDYPALRPVLIIGPLSECVVTKLLQEFPGQFTRCLAEAMHCSQATLEQGLRDSLYVDYRKKGSYFECTTVQAVKDICEKNTHCILDVSIASIERLHRHQIYPIVLLIKFKSTKQIKEVKDSRYPSDKVSAKVAKEMYEQALKLEAEYRHHISAVIPAGVNVAYICTQVKAAVDEEQSKALWVPRGPP
- the LOC410178 gene encoding disks large homolog 5 isoform X3, which gives rise to MASGASSLDSAGSSDGALNMERDSGGYGSVGSPVGGPECRSDYDGLQAQCDQAMHQLQLLRHKHSDTIRRCEHTMKELEYYRGQHIAVMNQLEATSQESSALRGKYGDLVNDKQRLDREVQALQKEVSELRCQNQEVLVSDAGNSDTMNQHYLSALRKYEAVKDEYDALRKRYDDLISSHSSAVNKLELSQEEAARLKKQYDEIVQERNSAVRERNGLKQQCTAAIRQWDIALRERNEYREALAKVQQQHEEAVKEINHAMVLRMKASKDMKRLTEERNAALQEYSLIMGERDTVHKEMEKLGDDLTQAYTKITHIENQNKQFMEEKKALSYQIETLRREISSALQDRDEALKQCNELRQKFGDYSEGSSRDYKNRMELHSSYNHERDNSSKEAERESNTADYTKRDKERMDNLDQANLELDKLRKSVDKLQTELEEALQEAEVSKRRRDWAFSERDKIVLERESIRTLCDRLRKERDRAVSELAGALRDSDDIKKQRNEASKELKDLKEKIESGDHALRANQFAQTLGIHDSTLDTDANDWEIIPVHLDLGRLCLDSDRDLGLTLVGGRDNPYYPNDTGIYVAQVISGSATDGKLRANDCIVRVNNVDCTSVSTRIIMETLRTCSGGSATLTVRRRRLTRRSLRTTQLSVGSVPHGISLELGVYISKISPGSLAAKDGNLAVGDRVLNINSKPMEGINSSHEAMATLNDTSTDVLTITTLKGIPLPSATSSETMTIDASFGAEKQKMVNSCSQTEQGRILLKIPSDDYERRHVASNFGDRSIYKVSKSVSGEKPSGISNAWDNIREKIDIVRGRKHSKDREEKKKRHRNSSPNTFEQEQDAIAELDSVIESYHKKANNGVLKRSKRRGTEKAVEKNGVVQFKDIPIDKQKSAAAEYESTEVNRLGSTLTPSETSIDFSVKSGKDVDYFTRKRAQKYTVGSEERQQVDASQHNRAQSQVYSGAGSSTSSTSGPRQQLATTGNFSFPPYTHSHPHPHQQNSLPSRYPSPPSLPSAQSGESIGLPDARSYCFEPSYSPGPQTGFAGHLHTPSVDLHYHKARGPPIHANAYDVVSAVASSYTHGYEGGTFPRKKENQRFRIPSNPSVTSKSSVGKLSTGSIERTSERGSPMPTFHVEVLSPGTGGSSSGGTIRGSGGNKRSSMPDYCYSQPRPAPGELRRVHIDKSVEPLGIQISCLESGGVFVSTVSEHSLASQVGLQIGDQLLEVCGINMRSATYQLAANVLRQCGNSITMLVQYSPDKYNELEEGSASSSSSEAGGAEGGSRSGSPTPCNSPEAPRKTTIEPLETSEPERDASSSLSTTRDTSNALNIMRETSNTLEPPRTIRERDIRNSASLEVPSTQQREREIRASASLDINIRKPELRSSATLDNMRNSATLDTLRGTANTLTRAQLNQAATTLQRQNATVRSPTQEDQNRKSPPPSEPRYLFIETRKCSNLGISLVGGNGVGIYVHSVQPGCLAEDAGLRPGDRILEYNGVDLRQATAEQAALELARPADKVTLIAQYVPERYNEVKDKPGDSFYVKAMFDRVGEVGDSLQLRFNKDDILYVDNTMFNGTPGHWRAWIVDQTGRRQTCGIIPSKFKVEEELLLRRSLGDLETDTTRRGSTSARRSFFRRKKHQRSSSRDSKELSHLTGVNLGWYSDSGTLNEDTLPASYQRVERLDYPALRPVLIIGPLSECVVTKLLQEFPGQFTRCLAEAMHCSQATLEQGLRDSLYVDYRKKGSYFECTTVQAVKDICEKNTHCILDVSIASIERLHRHQIYPIVLLIKFKSTKQIKEVKDSRYPSDKVSAKVAKEMYEQALKLEAEYRHHISAVIPAGVNVAYICTQVKAAVDEEQSKALWVPRGPP